In a single window of the Nilaparvata lugens isolate BPH chromosome 1, ASM1435652v1, whole genome shotgun sequence genome:
- the LOC111048618 gene encoding meiotic nuclear division protein 1 homolog, protein MSKKKGVSADEKRNRILQLFYEKKDFFNLKEVEKIGQKEKGVKSQYIKDIVQNLVADGLVDSDKIGTSIYYWSDPRKAINAKKRSLSDIENKLEECNKRLKKSKDGLLDAKIGREETPERATLMKRLSELEEEELAVNKEWEKYKHADPKLLEIMTEEVKVAKDAINRWTENIILTKSWCKNKFGIDEKTLDKQFSIPEDFDYI, encoded by the exons ATGTCAAAAAAGAAGGGAGTAAGTGCAGATGAAAAACGAAACAGGATCCTTCAGTTATTTTACGAGAAGAAAGACTTTTTCAATCTAAAG gaagtggaaaagattggcCAGAAAGAGAAGGGTGTGAAGAGTCAGTACATCAAAGATATAGTTCAAAACTTGGTGGCTGATGGTCTTGTAGACTCTGATAAGATTGGAACGTCCATCTATTATTGGTCTGATCCAAG gaAAGCTATAAATGCTAAGAAAAGATCACTAAGCGATATTGAGAATAAACTTGAGGAATGTAACAAAAGGTTGAAGAAATCAAAAGATGGACTATTGGATGCAAAG ATCGGTCGAGAAGAAACTCCTGAACGAGCTACTCTTATGAAAAGGTTGAGCGAGTTGGAGGAAGAAGAACTAGCTGTTAATAAAGAATGGGAAAAGTATAAACATGCTGATCCTAAACTTCTTGAAATAATGACAGAGGAAGTGAAG GTTGCCAAAGATGCTATCAACAGGTGGACCGAAAACATAATACTTACCAAATCTTGGTGTAAAAACAAGTTTGGCATTGACGAAAAAACGTTGGACAAACAATTTTCTATACCTGAAGACTTTGATTACATTTAA
- the LOC111048617 gene encoding E3 ubiquitin-protein ligase MSL2: protein MNAVSLYVSTTSLVFQADPEDLTTYSELFNIIPHLRQSLSCTVCGNLLIEPHTPTESNCQHHVCKSCKGRKKNLKPSCSWCKDYDKYIENIQIRILLQCYKSLCEYLASSAFYRRLVSNIVSGGSTLAELIKEGSGFEDDFKPEGTLAETANSFFPKLYSSTSTQTSGKTDVQTPIEIEFTSSKDSNQIPIGDNLQAVLESGSINLSSSLPLTHNSVYQVDVVYSQLDSNHDQFDKNATEISVVDLPVIELQEKTGEALKARVATSGSRRSRSVARSCKSLRSASKGVVDATATPAVVTPARQGCRCGIATKSAQPGKLTCCGQRCPCYIERRACSDCKCRGCRNPHTLDGQKISYPLASNGLQLNNASLSVLGESSSISANNATVQVVGMCTTPLNVSPNTSGIILDGNSVVTTDHDDDGITMEL from the exons ATGAATGCTGTTAGTTTGTATGTATCAACAACAAGTCTTGTGTTTCAAGCCGATCCGGAAGATTTAACAACATACTCggaattattcaatattattccacATTTACGTCAATCTCTTTCTTGCACAGTATGTGGTAACTTACTAATAGAACCTCATACACCTACAGAATCAAATTGTCAACATCATGTTTGTAAGTCCTGTAAAGGTAGAAAGAAAAATCTCAAACCGTCTTGTAGTTGGTGTAAGGACTATGATAAATACATTGAGAATATTCAAATTCGAATTCTTCTACAGTGCTACAAGTCCCTGTGTGAATACTTAGCAAGTTCAGCATTTTACAGACGTTTAGTTAGCAATATTGTGAGTGGTGGTTCAACTTTGGCTGAACTGATTAAAGAAGGATCTGGTTTTGAAGATGATTTTAAACCTGAAGGAACATTAGCAGAAACCGCCAACAGTTTTTTTCCAAAACTGTACTCCAGCACATCAACTCAGACATCCGGTAAAACTGACGTTCAAACTCccattgaaattgaattcactTCTTCTAAAGACTCAAATCAGATACCCATCGGTGATAACTTACAAGCTGTACTTGAAAGTGGTAGCATCAATTTATCATCCTCACTGCCTTTAACCCACAATTCAGTCTATCAAGTTGACGTTGTCTATAGCCAATTAGATAGCAATCAtgatcaatttgataaaaatgcTACTGAAATATCAGTTGTTGACTTACCAGTCATTGAATTGCAAGAAAAG ACAGGAGAAGCGCTGAAAGCGCGCGTAGCAACGTCGGGGTCGCGAAGGTCTCGAAGCGTGGCGCGATCATGCAAGTCGCTGCGGAGTGCGAGCAAAGGAGTGGTGGACGCGACAGCAACGCCTGCTGTGGTGACGCCGGCGAGGCAGGGCTGTCGGTGTGGCATCGCCACCAAATCGGCGCAGCCTGGCAAGCTGACCTGCTGTGGCCAGCGCTGTCCCTGCTACATCGAGCGCCGCGCCTGTTCCGACTGCAAGTGTCGCGGATGTCGCAACCCGCACACGCTCGACGGACAAAAG ATAAGCTATCCTTTAGCCTCTAATGGACTTCAGTTGAACAATGCTTCTTTGTCTGTTCTTGGAGAGTCATCTTCGATCTCGGCAAATAATGCTACTGTTCAG GTTGTCGGAATGTGCACAACCCCCTTGAACGTTTCTCCTAATACGTCGGGCATAATCCTGGACGGCAACAGTGTTGTGACTACTGATCACGACGATGACGGAATCACCATGGAGTTGTGA